The Ananas comosus cultivar F153 linkage group 6, ASM154086v1, whole genome shotgun sequence genome segment CGCATGCAAAAGTTGCGAACAGCAAAGTGAGTATAAAATTGTGGATTCCAACATTTTCTTTAAAGCCAATTATTGAAAGAATAAACATACGACAAAGCTCTTTTTATCTTTAAGCAATTAAAGCATATGTATGTCTATTTTGTTTGTAAGGACGTCGTACGTAGCACAGGGAGTGAgcaaaattacatttttctcCCCCCATCCCCCAAACTAATTAGACTTTCATTTGAGATTGTGGGAATATTACGTTACAtgcggtgagaaaatacgattagaaaaatactatatttgtttccgtacgtaatattacgttctgCATATCGAGATAAGTCagttatgatatatattttgcGATTCCACCAAAGAATacagaagtatatccctatatatttttaccctaactccattttatctagcCTCAATCGCCAAACTAAGCTTTAAACGTGTAGATATATAAGGTTAAatacttttgttttgtttctaaaGGGAATTAATACAAAAACTAGTATTTATTGTttgttgtgattttttttttttttgttgagagagaaaagtgGTATACAtctgcttcatttttttttcaataaataatttaaataaaaatataaaaaactagaAAAACAGCCAATAATCTTTTTCAACACTCGCATCATTAATAATGCAATATGTGGTAATTAACCCAAGTCACTAGTTACGATATCATGACTTATGAATCGCAAGCGCTATAACCAATTATTCCATCCCCTCGAATCGACCTAAGTCAACTTATCTGAATGTTAATTAGTTGATCTACTATTGGATATCTTGCCGTTAAGTCTCTATTGTGGACCGTAGCTCTACTTAGCTTATTGGACTCATCTAACTTGACTTATTAGTCTCTTGAGTATATTATCATGAGACAGAAGATTAGATCTATCttaactaataataaataaccaATACTTTTTGTTACCTAAGTTAGGAATGATTGGTATTGTGATGAATTTATATTAGTTCTCTTTATACTTATTTATTTCAAACATTACCAATTTATTAATTTCAAGTATTACCCTACTCATTAATTACACAACCATTTTTTCGAAATGCACCAGCtatttaattaaaacttttCTAATCATGTTAGTAAACTATTGTAGAAAATGAGAGGTTAAGTATCTCTTAAGCTTAATTAAGTGGGAAGGAGAAATCAAATTATAAGAGTACTAGgctatagttatatatatttttaggcCGTTTCTTAATAGATAGACCTTTTAGGTACCGTAATATATATCGAAACCATTTCTAATTAAGCTCTTGTCCTTTCATGAGATCgtggatttgatgttttttatCTTTAACATTTCTTAGACTTTATATAATTCatatatcttttatatttatcataTATACGAGTGGAGAAAAATATAGCAATGTGTAGATCCCGAAAAGACAATATATGTAAGGGGGGTTAATTAGCCTTTGGTGAACAACACCACTCTTCAACCTAACATATATATCGCCAACAACATAATTACCATTTATACAATAACGACTAAAATCACCACCGAATATATAACATGTCACCACTTTATTTTTACCATCTTATATTCAAAATCATTAAcctaagataataataattaatatctttaattatttaatttttttttttttgagggacaACATGCCGTGAggcaattttatttaattaataagtgGATACAGACCGAGAATATTCATCAATAGAAGACCAGAAAGAAAACTTTTTACTTGCGAGTCCCTAAGTGGCTAGGCGATACGCAACTATAGCATATTTAGAAAATCTTGAATTTCATCCGAAACTGACGTAATTGAATCTCTCTGTAAAAGTCCATAATTCCATGATTCTTATCCGAGCTTCAGGTGTTAGCGAATTTGAGTGATAATTCCTAGGGTGCAAAGCTTTGATACTGGATGCTGAATCTGAGAAGATATGAAAAGTTTCTCCATGATACATTTGCAAAAGAAGCTTTGCCACTCGGATGATTGCTCCAATTTCGGCCGAGCAGGCATCTGGATCACCTTTATTGCGTCAGATATACATGCGATGGTGCCATGCTGATTAGTAATCAGGCATCCTACACCACCTTCAGTATTGCCTTTCCAACTCCCATCTATCCACACATGAAAGGAAGAGATTATAGGTTCTTGAATCAAAGTTGGGTCCTGTATGTTGATTCGCGTCATGTTATTGTTGGAGTATAAGGCCGTACAGCGAGTGAGAAATTCTTCTCCTTAAAGATCATCCATTCCTTTTCTTCTACAAGCTCTATAACAAATGAACACACAGAAGGCCTTATGAGTCTTCATAACTTTGTTGGTTAGGATGAAAAATATCCataacaattaatatatttctttagtttaagactaatatatattaaattattaaaatttcaatttaattaattttttgatttgatttgttatttttaaaatcagatcgaattgaattatatataaaaccaCAACGAACCGACTGATTTCGACCGATTCAATTTGATAATTCAGTTTGAATCGAATAATGGTCACcttggttaaaaatttattgagtggagcccatatatatatttttttatcatgaaCTGCGCAAAGCAAAGATAACTTGCATTTACACTCCCCAGTCCCAAAACAAGTAAGCACATTTAACCACTGCAGAAAAAAAACTGagcttcaaaaaaaataaaataaaaaagtttttttaccACCCTAAAATGTTTTTacaaacaataattaaaaaaaaaaagagcataaaaAAAACCCCCCCAAaagcaagtttttttttaaaaaaaacatatcgAATCACGAGAAAGAACCGTAACCACCACCTTTTACTTTcgtgttattattattattattattattattattattattattattggttttTAACCTCTTTGTCCATTGACTGAGTGCTTCTAATCATATTCCTAGTGGCCAGCGCTTTTTCCAAAGAGCCCCCTCCTATTTAAGAGCATTACCACCCCACCCCCCCCTCGCACACAATTAAAGCATGTGAATTGGAGAGAGTGCTTGCTCCTTAGTCCTCAGACATGATGTCTCTGGAAAACTATTCTCTCCGCCCCCTACAACAACACCACCACTCCTTAGATTGGGATCTACACAGCAACATTAATGGAGTCGAGTATTTCCATGAACTCATTCCTTTGGGTATGATCACAAACTCAATTACTTCTAtataaagattttctttttttttttttgatattgtaaGTTTTCGCTGCTCTTTAATTCCAACAATACTATATACGTACTCTAAGTGTGTAGTTTAGGTGTCATTTGCTTTGCATGGTGGGTTTATGTGATTGTGTTTGTGTAGATTGGGAGTCTCCGATGTCGTCGGAGGCGTCCACCGGGTACCTGCAAGACGCGGTGGCCGAATGGGAGGACCGGTGCAAGCGGCGGAGAacgacggcggcggtggcggtcgCAGCGGCGGTGCCGCATCGCGATTGCACTTCGGTTGGGATGAATGAAGAGCTCCTGGATCTTCTTCAAGTAAATATTTCCCTGCTTTGagattcataatttgaatttaaattgagGAGGGAgatttttgaatttgatatacattttctttccttttctatttttcctttttttgcagAATTTTTGGGATTCTAGCAACCATGATGATCATCATCCTTTGGATGGTTTGAATTGTGTGAGCCAAGAGAAATTTGCTGGTACAggtaaatttttgaattaatttagaattttttttcccctcattttccttttctttttctttttctttactttttttattcacTTTTCTACTCTTCAGTAGTTTTGgctgattttttaatttttccttatatatatatagtatggatTAGTAATAAGACAACGTAATTATTAATGTTtgaattataagaaatgtgtCTCATAGCTGTCACATGTGAGGCCCAccaatttaattatatatgtacatataaatAAGGGCCAGGCCAAAACCAAATTGTCAATGGTTGAACATATATAGCTAACTAAGCCATAATTAGTGCATAATTTTAGCAAGTTAAttaactagctagctagctaggagTCAAACTATACATTCTTAATGTTTTTTAATTAGTTCTTTAATTTTCATTAACAAATCCATATGAAAAGCAGGTGATTAAAGTATGCAGTTGTTTTATTTGCCACAACTTTTGCTTAAATATTGTTAATTATCAGATCATGATGCTGCAAATCCCAAGCTTTTATCATTGAAGGGCCACACCATGCAACAAGTGTCAGGGAAAAAGCTccaagaagagagaggaggagcTTCACCACCAAATCCCAAAGAAAAAGATACCAACTATGCTTCTGTAGAGTCAAATTCTACTCATCCCTCCACACTCAAATATTTGGCACCAAGAGGTAAAACAATAATTGTTGATTACTTATAATTAAAACACCGTTCTATGATAGAAGAAATATTGCCTACACTCGGTGCGTGCGTAGCTGATCTATGTGGTGCACTAGGGGTAGGCAACTGGATAATGACATTAGAGCAGGAggttctgaatttgaatttctttATGTTTGTCTCGGCTCTCTCGGCAGGGAGCGAGAGCCAGAGGtgtaagaaaaagaaaggcACGGGGGTGGCGTATCCGTTCGCGGTGGTGAAGCCCGGCGGGCTGGAGGGGGACGTGACGCTGCACGACATCAACGAGAGGATCCTCATGCGGCCCGCCCGACCCGTCCGGCACCCGGTCGGGGAGTTTGCGCCCGGCCCGTGCGTGTCGGCCCGCGGGCCGGGTTTGTCCGGCAAAGCTGTAGTGAGCCTCACCAGGATCCATACAAGAGGGAGGGGCACTATTACAATTATCAGAACAAGAGGATAAaccttttcccctttttttccccctttttgcattgatatatacatgtatatttaagatatatatatatatatatatatatatatatatatatatatatataNATGTAAATACTACCTCTTATATATTTCCCTCTTGCAATAATATATATTGCTATTTCATACGTACactattctttctttttatttcctttaCTTTTATTAAGAATATATCGCGAGAGCCAAATTTTACACACATTAATTAACACTTAAAAGTCTCTCCAAATATACGCgctaaatttatattgaaaaaataacaataataccTAAATTCATATGACAATGCTAATAAACTATGATTCGTATAGTTATAAACCAACTAAGATTTAAGTGGTGGACCTTTTTTGCGAATTTGCTTAAGAAGGGAAGTTAATCAATTATTTGCAGTACGTAATTGATATTATTAGCAGAGAAAAATAAGCCCATGCATGTTATTTGCTTCTAATAATCGCTTTTtccttgaaaaataaaatcttatatataaataattaaaaaaaagatgaaatgaGTTTTAAAATATCAAAGCAGGACTAAATTGAAATAATCTCTTGCTAGCTTTAGAGCAAACTTGAGGCAATTCAAATTAAAGGGCTCTGGATACCatgatttctttttctctttttttgcacTATACTCCCTGTAGGATATTACAATTACATTGCAAggattactttttcttttcttagtttttttttttttatttgcatgttATTTcatgagaaagaaaataaaaaagcaaaggAAATGAGAGAATGACAACACGAACCCTATACTGTCATTGGCTCCAAAGAGGCCGAAATACTTTGCTGTGTGATTTGACTAGAAAATAGAATCTagctagtcaaaaaaaaaaaaaaaaaaaaaaaagaactttatTTTTTGGAAATTAGTGTAAAATTGCTCGTTGTTTAGCACttgaataattattaattttcatctaatttatGTCAAAATATTTATGAGCTTCTATTTTGTGTATATGTGTTTTAATCTATTTAATGAACCGCACAGAAAATTAATCATCTTATGTTTTagaatcaaaaataattttgaataccAGTGGAATGAATTTTTAATCCATTTAATGAACTGCACTGGAGATGCACAGACAGAAAAGAAGTGAAAGTTTAACCTTCGTCGTTTATCAAATTTCTAAATTGAGATATCAAATGATGCTGGTGAATAACAGGggaataaattttgaatcttacgacacaataaaataaataatagtttttgaaatttatggGATTCTAATCATTTTTGGTTGGTGTGATCTTTTCAACTATGGTCAAATTATTAGgaaacattaatatatatatacacacacacaagtGAACATAGGAACCACGCACACTTTATAAAAGCATGCTTTAACAAAGAGTGGATCGAGATGATCATCAGTAGAAGTGGATTTGACTCAATtggatttaaattaataaattagcaATTCAAATCCCAACAAAGAACAATTTGCATAGCACGTTTTAGTCAGTGCAAGGACATActaattccttttctttttttttcttttttattatattatatggtTTTGagccaaattttaaaaaaaaaatagtttatacCTAGTAAAGTTTCGGGTGTACCGTTTCCTTTTAGATTCTATGACAAAAATAATTGTGTGAGCACCTCATTAGGGGTAGCCCCAACTCCCAAAGTGTGAAATATGTCCCATGCATGTTGTCGCACCTGCACAAACTAATATAAAAgtaagggttaattttatataactttatgtaaacatatcaaatagtaaaaatatatatttctataaaatttaatatttcatacaaatatttactaatatttatatttgtctcTTTGTTTTGTTATAGTTAGAGtagtgtttattttttaatagaagataAGTAAAATAACATTTTTGTAATCACACAAATATGTCGCCCCAAAAATCGCAACTGACGGCCGTTTTTCTTCCTTTCTaacatcacaaataatataagagaaagtaaaaaggtcaatttacctcatttACTAATCAgggtttaatattttatctattgtTTACTATAATTTTCTAATGGATCCTAACAActgagatatatttaaaaacattaagacttttgaaaagataaatatgaaaaattgaactttataaggatatatctgctatttgatatgtttaaagagagttatatataattaaccctaaaaataatatataatatattttttaaaatttaaaaatatttaatttatttctaaaggaccaaaatatttttattgattttaataattttcttcAAATATCCACATTTTTTTTGCAAGGGCTTACTAAtggaattaaattttagaataaatttgaaaattttgaatagcaaTAAAAGGATAAACAAGCAAAAGCTTTGATTGATATATGGTGTAAATTTGCTCTTTCCTTTTGAAAAGCCAAAGTACATTAAAAGTCTATTTAGTCCAACTGGAGCTTAATCAGAAGTACTCTctttcaaattaataataattctaCTTtggaaatatataattttttttactaatttaaatgTTGTTTGATTAAACAGGTTAGGTACTGATTCAAATTATGAGCCATGAAGAGTTAGGAGCCCAATAAaattgagaagaaaaaaaaaaaggcaagatCACTAGATCAGATCACACCAACTACACATGCAATTAATCAATTAGGAAGGAAATCAATagccacatatatataataaatggtCCAATCAAGGCATCAACTTTTTAGGAAGGGAAAAGAGATGGGGGCCATCATCTAccaaagaaaattaattgaCATGAACAGGAGAGCACAGCAAACATTTTGCCTTGCCTGCTGCCCCACAGATGGGAATAGATATCAAAAGCAGGTTGCTGTCTGCTCTCCCCCAAAGTCAAGCTGGTTTGAACTTACCAGGCAAGGGATGGGTCCCAGGATTAAGTGTCATTATACATTTGATATTTTGGATTCGTTATCCATGATTGAATTGAATaagatatgaaaaataataataacaataataataatactgtaTTTTGTTGGACGGGAGCAAACAGGTCCAACAATTAACTTGAGTAAAAGTTTAGTGACGTGTCTCGACAAGACTTAGATACGAgcggttatatatatatagcactcAGCTTTACTTTGAGATGCGCAACGAGTTTTACCTGACGCATATATCTGATCGGTCACTGAATTTTTGTTCAAACTTGAGTAAGAAATCACTCAATTCGAAGCTCTAACGATCGGCTGAAAGTTTAGTGAGATGTGTCTTATTGAAACGCTCAAGTTTATTGGATAGTATTCAATCCTGCTTTGAGATTTGCACAAAGTGTCATAAGATAATTTTGATATGAGTGAGATAGTTTATATTAAGTTTTGTTCCAACAACTTGGAGGAATCAGAAACCCCATAAAGCATATATTAGATCAAACCAAATTATCCCATCACATGGAACTCCAAGTTGTGGTTGCAATGCCTAAAATGCCTTGAATACTAAATTTGTCAAATAacgaaactttttatttttatgtttttattttctagactTTTAagcaaacttttaattttaaaaggacattgaatatttaataatattttatttcagtcCCTAAAAttgtaaagtattttattttagtccttGTCATAAAGTAAACAATTATTTCTTGCACCCAGTTTTCTTGTATATTTgtacaatataaatttattgctTCTTTATCTCTATCATATACAtacttttaaattcaatgatagAATTTGTAATAGAATAGAGATTATATCTC includes the following:
- the LOC109711931 gene encoding protein XRI1-like isoform X2, whose translation is MMSLENYSLRPLQQHHHSLDWDLHSNINGVEYFHELIPLDWESPMSSEASTGYLQDAVAEWEDRCKRRRTTAAVAVAAAVPHRDCTSVGMNEELLDLLQNFWDSSNHDDHHPLDGLNCVSQEKFADHDAANPKLLSLKGHTMQQVSGKKLQEERGGASPPNPKEKDTNYASVESNSTHPSTLKYLAPRGSESQRCKKKKGTGVAYPFAVVKPGGLEGDVTLHDINERILMRPARPVRHPVGEFAPGPCVSARGPGLSGKAVVSLTRIHTRGRGTITIIRTRG
- the LOC109711931 gene encoding protein XRI1-like isoform X1; amino-acid sequence: MMSLENYSLRPLQQHHHSLDWDLHSNINGVEYFHELIPLDWESPMSSEASTGYLQDAVAEWEDRCKRRRTTAAVAVAAAVPHRDCTSVGMNEELLDLLQNFWDSSNHDDHHPLDGLNCVSQEKFAGTDHDAANPKLLSLKGHTMQQVSGKKLQEERGGASPPNPKEKDTNYASVESNSTHPSTLKYLAPRGSESQRCKKKKGTGVAYPFAVVKPGGLEGDVTLHDINERILMRPARPVRHPVGEFAPGPCVSARGPGLSGKAVVSLTRIHTRGRGTITIIRTRG